The genomic interval AAATTGAATTCATGCTTTGATTAAAGTCTGTTTAATCTGCCATATCATTCGGCTGACTTTTAATTTGAAGTATTTATGATAACAAATATACATATTAATGTATACACTAAGAAAGGAAGTCAAGATTTACTTTACTTTTTTAACATTCACTTATCAATAAAAGAAGTGCATCGTATTGTTGTTTATTATTTAGGATTTCAATTTTTAGTATTATTTAAAACGATGTGTGATTTGATTTGTGTATGTCTTAATTTACATTGAAATAAAATAAGAATTAATATATTTGCTACCGAACCACTTATCAAAAAACTAAAACCTTTGCATCTTAGTGCCTTTGAGGTAAAAATAAATATATGAAAATAATAGCAGTTATTCCCGCACGTTACGCTTCCACACGTTTTCACGCCAAACTCATGCAAGATTTGGGAGGAAAAACAGTGATTTTAAGAACTTATGAAGCTGCTTTAAACACGCAATTGTTTGACGATGTTTTTGTGGTAACGGATTCTAATTTAATTTTTGATGAAATTATAACTCATGGTGGAAAAGCCATAATGAGTATTAAAGAACACGAATCAGGGAGTGATCGTATTGCAGAAGCTATTGAAAGCATTGATGTAGATGTTGTTATCAATGTACAAGGAGATGAGCCTTTTATAAACTCCGAACCATTAAAGGAATTGATTGAGGTTTTTAAAAATGATACAGCTAAAAAAGTAGACTTGGCTTCACTGATGTTTGAGATTAAAGAGGAAGAAGAAATCAATAATCCTAATAATGTAAAAGTTGTTGTGAATCAAAATAACTTCGCCTTATACTTTTCTCGTTCGGTAATTCCGTATCCGAGAGATCAAAATGTTGGAGTACGTTATATGAAACATATTGGGGTGTATGCCTTTAGAAGGCAGGCCTTGATAGATTTTTATCATTTACCCATGAAATCATTAGAAGCATCTGAAAAATTAGAGCAATTACGTTATTTGGAATTTGGAAAGCAAATCAAGATGATTGAAACTTCTCACGCAGGTATTGGTATTGATACCAAAGAAGATTTAGAAAAAGCTCGGAAAATGATTTAAATACACTTTTAAAACATTTTTTCAATTACAATTAACTCATTATGCTTTTCCACTCTGGGAAGCGATTTAATACTAAAATTCTCCTTGTTGAAGCTAGAGATATAGGCCTCATTAAGGAGATTTTGTTTTTCGTCCAAAATCATAGTATTAAACAAGATGATTCCTTTGCTTTTAAGGATCAAGCAAATACGGTCTCTGAAATAAGATTCGTAAACAAAATTCGGCATTCTAATATCTTGAAAGATATCTACTATGACTAAATCATATTTTTCTTTGGTTTTTAAAACAAATTCAAAAGCATCTTCAATAACAATATCTAATTGAGGTATTCTGTTAATGTTAAAGTATTTATTGGCTAATTCAATGATTTTAGGATCTATCTCTACGCCAGTTATTTTTCCATCATATTTTATTTCGTCTGTCAAAGTTTTAACAACACTTGCACCGGCGACACCAAGTACTAAAACATGGTCCATTGTTCTTATTTTTTCAAAACCAATATCTTTTAATCCTAGTTTTAGGAAATGTTGTAAGTGACCATAAGAATAATTAGTGTTTTCAGAATCAATTACCAATTCACCATTGTCCCAGTTAATATCAATTGATTTACTTACTTCTGATTTTTCAGAGTGAATGGTTACAGGGATAAAATAGCTTAGTAATTTTTTAAACATCAGTGATAGATTTTCTCAAAAATAAGTTTTAATTCTATATTTC from Flavobacterium ovatum carries:
- the kdsB gene encoding 3-deoxy-manno-octulosonate cytidylyltransferase encodes the protein MKIIAVIPARYASTRFHAKLMQDLGGKTVILRTYEAALNTQLFDDVFVVTDSNLIFDEIITHGGKAIMSIKEHESGSDRIAEAIESIDVDVVINVQGDEPFINSEPLKELIEVFKNDTAKKVDLASLMFEIKEEEEINNPNNVKVVVNQNNFALYFSRSVIPYPRDQNVGVRYMKHIGVYAFRRQALIDFYHLPMKSLEASEKLEQLRYLEFGKQIKMIETSHAGIGIDTKEDLEKARKMI
- a CDS encoding fused MFS/spermidine synthase, translated to MFKKLLSYFIPVTIHSEKSEVSKSIDINWDNGELVIDSENTNYSYGHLQHFLKLGLKDIGFEKIRTMDHVLVLGVAGASVVKTLTDEIKYDGKITGVEIDPKIIELANKYFNINRIPQLDIVIEDAFEFVLKTKEKYDLVIVDIFQDIRMPNFVYESYFRDRICLILKSKGIILFNTMILDEKQNLLNEAYISSFNKENFSIKSLPRVEKHNELIVIEKMF